Part of the Ictalurus furcatus strain D&B chromosome 10, Billie_1.0, whole genome shotgun sequence genome, CATACTGAATACCTGCACAGCTGTGATTCTGCTTATTTTTGCTCCACTATCGGGAACagatcccaaagaagccacGCTCATTTTATAGGATATACtttatagctagctagctcacacgGATTTGTACATTCTTGTTTAAGGTGCTTCTGGTAAAGTAAATagcttcctttcttccttttcattgACATCTGACGAGTATCATTTGCCATGTCGGCTGATGATGTcgctaactctactgtagtaaccgtTTCAAACTAGGAATTGGAATTTTACGTAGCGAGCACAGAAAAGTGGACTGATACGCAACGCACAGTGAAACATCCTAAGAGCAGTTAtagtaaatataagcactcttggaacgccgcttgaccaatcagatcagtggactggaactaatATGGCATTTTGGTTGAGAAGCATTCCCCACATCAAAATTCATCACCAGGGGTATTGTactgtgttgttatttatttttgcaaagcTTTCAGTGtcatatttgaaaaaataaatcaaaccaTTTCAAATTCAGAGACAAACTTGGTTTATATGGTTCTATCTAATCATCTTCCAGGATGAACACACAATAACCTTGTTTGAAATAACAATGCATGATATTACATTGCGACGACATccagtgacttttttttaaattgattataTTACTAGACGTGCCAACCATTATGCATTTTGCGTAGGCGCTCTGCAAAAACAGCAGAGTATGCACATGTTAGAGAGCAAAGTGCTAATGTTTAGGGTTAATGTTGTGGGTAAAGTGTTATGGGTAAAATATTTAGGGTTGGTGGGAGGGTCGTGGGCCGCAAAGAAATGGTGTCGCTCCCTTTTTTTGTCTGCTAGcaagcaatattttttttatgtttttttttttttctctgtggaAGCAAAACTGACTGGAATAAATGCCACCCATTCAGCAGCACTTTCATCTGACTCATCATTGTGAAGGGATTAAAAACACTATAtggaaatatgaaaaaataaaacatacttgcatacatatatatggaAAGTTTAGCACTGGAGCTCTCTGTGACTTATCAGTTAAAAACACGAGAAAAGTAGAGTCTTTTTCTGCTTATGTTTTTCCgcataaatatgatataaaaagTAAGAATAATGAGATACTAGGAGTCATAATcatgtgaaaaaggaaaaagtcaTAATTATATAACAAGTCGTAATTTTGAGATACTATAATACTAAGTCATACTTATGAGATGGAAAAAGTCGCAATTATATCGAGTCATAATGATGAGATAAAGTTGGTATTGTTGGAAAGTATGTGTGCACACAAGCCTGCCTACTCTTCTGGTTTTGATCTCTTAGACAGCATGGTTCTGACATAAGCAGTAAATCTCACAATTATGACAAAATTATGACATCTCGTAATTATGACTATGTCTGGACATTAACGGTTGTATCTCATACTGATGacttattttcattcattttgctgaacgagattcaaagatccgagtcagtaaaatgatccgaacttcccatcactactgCCCAGTACTACTCAGGCTATgtattacaacctggaactaaAATAGAGTTAACTGGGATTACACGCTttccagccactttattaggaatacctaTGTGGAAGGATGTGAATGCTTGTGCTGGGCTAAGTAAAGCTGTAATGCAGTAAAAAGCAGTATATGAGGCGCTCTAACACTCACCTTGTCTCTAACAGCAGGCAGAAGCGCATTGAAGCAGGTGGCCAGAAACACACCTCCTCCAAATGAGTTACTGAAAGCAACTGCCCTTCTGTAGCGTATGGCCTTGTCCAGGTCCGACTGCATCACTCGCACAGGGATGAGAATGGCACCGAGCATGAGGCCAAACATGCCCAAAAGGCACAGGATTTTACCTACAACCATCTCcattgttgttgatgttcaAATCCACAGCAGCCAGTTTATCTGGACAATAACAGCATGGCTTGAACAGGAACAGCTTCCTCGATCAGACCGCAGACTTGGACACGATCCCTGGCTGTTTCAGGAAGAAACGGGAAAGCGAGTCACACTTATTTttatccatcatcatcatcatcatcatcagggtATTTATCTACAACTGTAACTCGTGACAAAAAACGCAGAGCTAGCTAATCACTCTATGCTAGCGGTGCTTAACAATAATATAGCTAGGGCATCAGAATCAGTCCTATTCGCCTGCTGTATTTAGTAGTAATGCTAATTACTATGTAAATATGTATTCTGGAAATATCTCCTCATGTGCCAGGCTAAACTAGGAACTTTAGCACAAGCTCCTGACAGCTAGTAAGTCTGACTTTCAAAGCTATTTCTAATGCCAACAGCTATTTTAGCTTTCCGGATATTAACCTGTATTTGTTCCGAAGAGCTAGTGATACtgaataacattaacattaggaATGTTTCCTCGccgttaccttttttttttcctcggctACATCCGCTTGTACGGATCACCTGTCGGGTTTCTATTTGCTGGTGTGGCTGAATGCTAAAGAGTTCCCTGCTCCCTACGTAGGCGCACTACCTGAGGGAGGGTATGAAGTGTTCTGCACCCTATGTAGCCCACTGCATGTAGTGTAGAGGGACATTTAAAACACAGCCTGCACTGTTGGACGTATTTGAGATTGGAGGAATAATACTTCCCTGTACTCCCTGACAGTCCCATCTTGTTATATTAgttgtttgacgtgaacatttaatgcaaaatgtcctttttattttagtaataaaaaattatgggggcagtggtggtttaatGGGTAAGGCTCTGGGCtattgattggaaggtcaggggtttgaggcccagcactgccaagctgccactgttgggcccttcacactatctgctccaggggtgctgtatcatggctgaccctgcgctcagaccccaacttcctggcatgttagggcatgcaaaaaaaaaaaaaaaaaaaaaaaaaaaaaaaaaattcacacgcCCAATAAAGACTATCATTATCGCCATCAATAAAAGCTGATCACAGCATGACCTCTTTTCACTCCTGTGAATCACAACAACCATATCCTACTTGAAATCTGAGGTTTAATTTCCATAAACAGTGTACATATCTTTTACAAACTCTTCCGCTCACAGGATGACAGATTGTTACTGCAGAATGGAAATCACTTTGTGTTGATCCAGTCCATGAAGCAGTGACACTTTTATGACAATCCATAGCATTATGCATTAGTTACACAGAAATGATGATAAACAAAAGGGTGATGCTTCTTTACATCCATACAGATTTTTAGCATCTATGTGGCCAGATATGACCTAAAAATTTTGGCTACATTGGTTTTCTTCAAAGACAGGCAATGCAGGGAGGGGGACGGCTGGACACGCATGCGCTCCTGGTGATGTCAAATTGGTTTAGTCCCTGGAGTTGTAAATATATCTTAAACAGATCTTATAAacaagataaaaagaaaaaagtgagcCAGTCTTCTCCAAGTCCCTCATGATAATTCTTTACCTGTTGAGagataaaagaaaagaagcaaAGAGATGTTTATGGAGGGCGAGTTTGCACCAAATAATATGCATTTAAAACTGAATAATTAAACATTGCATCATGTAACAAACATACATGTACTGTAGGCTTGCTTAACACGACGTATTTCAGTAATTATTTAAATCAATTACATTTGTGAGTTCCTCTAAAAGAAAATAGGAGATGAAATTCGTCTTAAAAATGAACGTCACTTTCTTCCATGAAAACAGAAGGTTTCGTGATTAATGACGTTTTTCATCCTTTAGTGTGTGATGAATACACTGAACAAAAATTtcctcagaaaaaaaattagtttgtTCTTTAATGTTGATTATCTTCCATCAGCATCATTTATCTCCAAAATCTCATCATACATTTACTTCTAGCTTCCTAGAACCATGTTACCAACTTTGATGCAcgcatgaataaaataaatagtcaAAAATGTAAGTATATACACTTgactttttattaataaatatttgcaaaacTGATATTTGGGCTCTGTACTACTGCACAAGTTTAATTGCAGAATGTCAGCTTGTTTAAACCAATGCTGTGTAAACTATGGAGAAAACGCAgtcttttacacattttcaCTTGCATTTTCACTTACTTAGTTTCAAATCCTTTGCCTAAGGCCTGCAAATCATAAACAGAGCCCGAATACCTTCCCTAATGGTCTTTAGTAAGTAGAACGTATGGTCATGGTCAGTTCAGGTTTCGGCTCTACGTATTTGTGCTGCTGCAAGGTGCAGTGCTATCTACAATCAGCAATGCGGACACACTTCAGAGTTCAGTTTACTCGCGTCATCTGCGGtccactaccggtcaaaagtttagagacACTTGACTGACATGTttgtcatgatcttaaaaaccttttgatctgaaggtgtatgattaaatgtttgaaatcggtgttgtagacaaaaatataattgtgccgacatattcatttctttcattagaaaactaacattttatttattttttaaatttattttattttattttattttttttaaatggatgactcgGAGctaaatattccgaaaagcagccaataagagttcagcgtaggtgggaagtccgttaatactgtttaaaaagcatctcaggggaattcctcaagaaattgattgagaaaatgccaagaatacatttctggaaattctaggcaaaaagggaatctactttgaagatactaaaatattaaattatttagatttatttttgattttttttatcacaacataattcccatagttccatttgtgttaatCCAGAGTTTTAATGacttattctaaaatgtggaaaataaaaataaagaatgagtgtttctaaacttttgaccggtagtgtacatgCTCGACTTGTTTCACTGATGGAGGTGTTCTGTTTAGGCTCAAGGGCAGTTCCCTTTTCATTTGCATAGTTTCCTCATTCCATTACTCTAATACAGGTTAATCTGTCTAATCTGCCAAATGTTCCTAAGCACAGACCTTTAAAAGACTACTAAAAAAAACTGACAACCAttgtttgtgaaattttccaGTGATTTGCATCTTGTCACAAAATGTCTAATGGAAATGCTACATGTAGAATCGGCCTGACCAGAAAATATAACCAAACATGAAAAACGGATTTAAGCTTATACTAAGAGCAGTGTATAAAAAGAACTGAGATTCCTTTCCAGACCTGAGGATagtaacatgtttatttaaatgtaaatgcaactTGGAAGGTATGCCaggggaaggaaaaaaacaacaacaacaacaacttctcTAAACACAAACGCTTGCGCTTGGAGTTCACCAGACACTACTAAAACTTTGACTGGAACCAGGTTCTATGATCAGATGagataaaaactgcattttgccAACAAACACCAACTGTTATGTCTCATGGAAGATCTGTGATGTGGGGCTGTTTCCCCTCCAAATTCCCTGCAAACCTTGTTAAGATACATAGCGCCATGGACTCCTTGAAGTACCAGGAGGTTTTAATAGAAAATCTGGCTGCCTTTGCCAAGAAGCGACAACTTAGTGTGGtttggttggatcttccagcaggacaatgatccaaaccCACACAAAAATGGTGTCACGACTGAATCAAACCTTCCCAGTCCCCTGGCCTAAActcaaatgaaaacctgtagTATGAGCTGAAGAGTAGCGTCCACAAGAGTCCACCTAGGACCCTGGAGGATGtagagagattctgtattgaggaggttttttttcacaattcacATTATCTACTATAAGAGACTCAGTGCTTTTATGTTGCCAAAGTGAGGTTGCGCAAATTACTAAACTCagccgagggtgccaataattgtgacaatttttttacatttttattttattcaaataaatttaCCTCTATAACATACTTTCAGTGGGCAAGCCAGCTATTAAccctttttaataattaataataatttttgccAAGGATGCCAATCATTCTGGATCTGACTATATGCACTAATCCTACGGAAAAACCCACTTAATCAGAAATCAGTCTTACCGCTTCAAGTGTCATTGTTCTTCGTTACTTGCACTAGGGGGCCTGCTCCGGATTTGACTCCTTAACTGTTCGATGAGCTCAGGATTCTGCTGCTGCATTTGCTGTGCAAACTGCTGGccactgtacaaataaaaagaaCCGTTTCACTAAATATAAAAACCCCATCTAACCATACATGAGCAATGTAGTGTGTTAGCTTAGAAAAGACTAAAAGTAGAAAAGTAAACTTTACGCTTGAATAAGGCCTGATATGTCGTTTGGAGGTCCTGCTGTTGGGGCTGCAGTGCCACCTGTAGGCCCATGAGCTCCAGACATCATTCCTGACACCCTGAAAGAGCGTTACAGAAATCAAAACCACATTCACATGTAAGcgtataataataacaccaatTGTACTTGAAATATTGTAATCTATTCCAGCACAACCTTACGTAAATTCCTTAAGTATGTCTGTGCTATTATACTGATGATTATGTGTGCGTGTCGGTCGGTGGTCTGTTTAAAGATAAATTAACTGAATTAATATTATACTCACAGTTGTTGTACTTGTGGGTTATTCATCAGATTGGAAGCCTGAAAAAAGAAGAACCGCATCAGCATTTTTATCAATCTGCCCCAtagttatacactatatggccaaaagtttgtagacaccaGAGCAGGTGAGGGAAACGGAGCGGTGTGACACTCGGCGCAATATTCGGCTCACGGCCCGAGCAAGGAGTTCCACTCACATACTCAAGTTCGCTCAAATCCCGATCGGACATGACGTTTCTCTGTAGTGTACTCGTTTCTGTTTGTAATACGTTGCTGGAATAAACGCCTCAATTACAGTAACAGAGACAATCATTATGATATTTGTGGGTGACATTCTGTTACAGGCTGtgccttttattcatttatttaattatacaatTGCACAAAGTGCATTCTGGGTTGAACGAGCGACGCTGAGAGGTCTGAGCAAGCAGAGTCTTAAGAAAGGCTGCTCCACTCACATGTTCtggtggacacctgaccgtcacacctatgtgtggttcttccccaaacggttgccacaaagtctgaagcacaaAACTGTAcaggatgttgtttttttttgtttgtttttttttctttcccttgtgcacaaagcgagctccatgaagacatggaagAACAcaagagccctgacctcaaccccactgaacacctttttggatgaactggaacaccgattGCACCCCATGaccaaatccccacagtcacgctcACGAAAAatctggaaagccttcctaaaagattggaggttattacaacagcaaagcaaggactaaatctggaacgggatcTTTAAAGCACATTATgggtgattggtcaggtgtccacaaacctatgaccatatagtgtagttcTCATTGAGGAAAAACACCCACCATGCTCATGAAGCCCGGATTACTGAGCAAACCAGCAAGGTCAACACCACCCATCCCGCCTGTCTGCAAGATAGAAATGTTCAAGACAGTGAATTTAACAGTCCTTTTGCAATCAGTTCCTAGTAATTGACTGCAATCTGCAGTAATGAGAACTCACTGGGCTCGgagtttctttcattttctgctcGGCGAGTTTCAAATTTGATTTGTACGTTTCGTTCTCAGGGTCCAGTTCCAGGGCTTTCTTGTAGTAGCCCACAGCCTCGGTGTGTTTATTCAAACTTGAAAGTGCCAGCCTATTTACAAGAAGAAAATGTAACGGATCTTATCTTAGTCAAGATCACATCAAGCAAATCTTCAATTCAGATGACGCGCAGATCCGAGGAATGAACTGCATCATAGAATTAATAAACCATATAAATACACAGATGCAGGTGACTGAAGATTAAAGAGAATTTATCTATGTACGCAAAGGAATTTAACATTATTACACTGGCACTCCCCTAAACAAGGGGTGTTTTGAAAACAACTCTTTGAACACGATGGTCACACTCCACATGCAGGAGGCAATCTTTTGCTAGTTAGTCTTCACTTTGATGCTTACACACTTCCTGCAAACTTTGTGGGTgttgttaaatgtaaatttagtAATTTATAgttgattggcatttatcaacatatgCACGTGAGTACGAAGAAAATTGGCGCTAACGAAACATTTGTAAATCTGGCAGGAATTTTTactatgaaaaaatatttactcaAATTTACTAAAAGTATAAAAAGTAACTTTCACATTTTGGTCACTTATCAATTAATTCCCTTTTTCCATCATAAAAATGAAGCAAGGTTGCGATACAGAACTGTCAGCAAGTTTAAATtttctgcgttttttttttttctttctttttccagagACATCTGTGGGacataaactttattttttaaagaaattactGGGAAAATATTACTGTGTAGATGTTAATCGATAGAATTGCCACAGATGATATGTCCGTGACTCACCGTAAAACCATAACAACCTTATCTGAATTGATTTAATACACAATTACAAAAGTGTAGTGTAGTTTACTAGAGGCGTGATTTGCATATCCCTTAGAATACTACAAAAGGCAAATATTGCAACAATTACTCAAAATAAAAAGGTGTGTGCAATAACATGTAGTTAATCATGTTTAGTCACTTCCAGTGACTTGTTGTCTTACCCCATTCGTCCATATGCTTTACTGTAGTTTGGATCAATTCCGATTGCACACTCACAATCTCGAACCGCTCCAGCGTAGTTACCGAGTTTGCTGTATGCAGCGGCTCTACGGACGACGAAACAAGCACAGTTTATAGAACAATCCCtcaaggattttgcaatttcagaacacacaaatgaatacaaaatctAGCCAAATCCACAATATTCAGTAGGGCCTGCAATTTTTACCGAAGAAAATTACTGAAGATTttctgaaaggtctcatttaccaacaaacatcactgtgaaagtcTGTGCAAAATTTTcccgccaattcaagtagttttccaccaaaaaaagcacaaaaaaactcagcaagttgcataacaatttttaaaaactaattgttcaaaaagccgcagcaaactcaaacatttttggtcgcaataatcaccaaaaaaaaaaacaacctgtgaAATTCTTTATGGAATGATATACGGCATCTGTTCATATCCTGAACATAATTCAATTCATATCGATATTGGTTTGATGAAGCATGAGGCCTTACCTGTTGCAATAGTAAACTGCATTCTGTGGATTAATCTGAATGGCTTTTGAGTAGAATTCCACCGCTGCGCTGAAGTTTTCCACCTTCATTTGGTCATTAcctgtattaaatatttttttcccattattaTTCATAACCAGAATTGCACTAAAGTTACACTAAAGTTCTTTATTGGTATTCCATAATTGCTTTTAACAAAGCACGTGTTTATAACTAATACTTTTTCTTAACTTTTTCTGTATTGCTTTAATGCAAAACTCTTTAgtgcacagtaaaaaaaaaaaaacaaacaataaaaaaaacaaaaaaaaaaattcaaacgtAACAACAGATGTTGTGTCCGTACCATCGCTTTTAAGTTGTTCTGCCTCTGCTAGCTGATCCTCCGTAGGGGGACTATTGGCTGAAGTGACTTTAACCTGAGGCGTATCTGCTACCTGCAAAATCACATACAAAACTCAAGCCATCGATTCACTTTAACAAAACTGGATTTCAAAAACCACATTGCAAAACGGCTCGGTGTACGCTATacggccaaaggtttgtggacaccttcTCATCACACCCGTATGGGCTCGTagaacatcccgttccagatttagtccccactTTGCCGTTATAATAACCCCCACtcatctgggaaggctttccactagattttggcgcGGTGTGGATTTGTCCATTCAACCACAAGTGGTTGCATTAGCATGCAGGTGTGATcctggtcatgtgtccacagacttttagccatataatgtatattaccTTGACAGTTGCCGCTGCAAATAATTCAGGCAAGGTCTGAGAAACTGCTAAACTGTGGTCTTCGGTTGAGACACCAAACGCCGTCTCCAGACATTGGACAGCAACTGGAAAGCAGTTTCAAGAGCAATTACACATCAGCATTATAACCCgaatctaaaaaaagaaaagaaacttgcGCCTCTTTCAGTATGTACCTTCTAAACTTTCTTGAGCATCTGATGACAAGCCTCCAGACGTTAGCTGGTCGTGGAGGAACTGGATAATGGAGTAAGCAAGACGCTTTGTATCTGTCATTGTTGGTTAGAGGTTTGGACCTCTCCGGGTATTTATTGGGATAACTGAAAGACAAATAAAGGACAGATGACACTCATTAGAACAAGCTTGAATTAAAACCATCAAAGCTGTGTTGTCCTGAGACACACACGGCAGTACAGCGAATTATAATCCGGAGCGCAGTAGTGACCACACTGTTCCTGGAGATGTGATGAGTCGAATCATGGTCATCAACAAGCGTGTTTGATCAGCACTTATCACTCCCTGCGGCTTTAATCAAAGATAATCTTTGATCAAAGCCTTACTGAGCTGAAAAGGGTGTTttgtaaacagatttttaaaaataataataatctatacTCCACGCTGCTACAGACTTTAACTTTGACAGGTACCTGTGAGCTACATTACCATGTCCTCATGTCAAAGTGTGAAAACACAGCTACCATCTAGCTAATCTATGGCCGGCTAGCTAACTAATTAACAAATGACAAGGCCTGATTACGTTTAATACATTTGCACTGTTTGGGTGTGAGTAAGTGGattatgctgctgctgctgctgtgagcGGACACCTCGAGTGAAGAGGTCTTAGAACATTCTGGTAAACACGCCTAGTTTTAATACTGTGTGACTGTGTGGCTAGGTCTCTGCAACAGATAAAAGCTACAAATCGGACGATATTGCGCTTTATATCTTGACGTTCAGATAAATGCTGCCAGCGTTATGAATCTAGCAAACCCGCCACAGCAGCACCTCCTTGTCAGGCGCCTAGCATTGTTTGCTAACCGGCTAGCGACCTTTATATCGTGACGTTCCGTTGTTAGCCGCGAATAAAACAAAGACTATTAACACttctaggaaaaaaaaactcaagacGTAAAAAGAAAGTTTAAATATAACATACAATATTTTGTTTTACGGTTTTACAACTAAATTACACGTTCCAACGGCTAACAGAGTTTTCTAACGCTTAGACCACACTACTTACTAACGTCCCACTTCACGCGCTCCTCTCCGCTGGTTCGCTGTGCTGCTCGAGCTGGCCCGGCCGCacgtagccccgccccctctcCAGCGAAACGTCATCACGCTTGGCCAACAACAGACTGGTGTATTACTGCCACCTCCTGCTACGGAGTGTTCACCAAGATGTTTCCTGAAAACAGCAGCGATTATTGCTTCAAGTCCCCATGAAACCAAAAATGGACGTTTTGTTTGCTTTTCGTAcgaatatgtatatgtataagctagtgtgctcctaAAAACAATGTGAAAATTCGCAAAACTCTGATGACGTCATTCTGATCTTCAGTTTATCGTCAGATTTTCTGTCTAATCATAATctaatgctctctagaatctgaagtgtcccgcacCTAACATTAAAAAAGttcatggtactaactgtcaagtatggCCCAGGCCTGTCTGTGAGTAAGTTAAACGCTATTGGCCAtttaaaaaggaggaggagccaCTCTATgtgtcccaccctgacttcctgtttcaatcGAAATTACGTCGACACATCGAATAAATGC contains:
- the sgta gene encoding small glutamine-rich tetratricopeptide repeat-containing protein alpha, yielding MTDTKRLAYSIIQFLHDQLTSGGLSSDAQESLEVAVQCLETAFGVSTEDHSLAVSQTLPELFAAATVKVADTPQVKVTSANSPPTEDQLAEAEQLKSDGNDQMKVENFSAAVEFYSKAIQINPQNAVYYCNRAAAYSKLGNYAGAVRDCECAIGIDPNYSKAYGRMGLALSSLNKHTEAVGYYKKALELDPENETYKSNLKLAEQKMKETPSPTGGMGGVDLAGLLSNPGFMSMASNLMNNPQVQQLVSGMMSGAHGPTGGTAAPTAGPPNDISGLIQAGQQFAQQMQQQNPELIEQLRSQIRSRPPSASNEEQ